In the genome of Microcoleus vaginatus PCC 9802, the window AAATCGGCGACTTCCAGCTCCACTTAATTTTAGGTGCAACAATTATCCCAGATGCCGTGGACCATGCCAAATGGGGACGCAACCGACATCTAGCATTTTCTGTTGCTAACTTAGAGGCAGCCAAACAGCAGTTAATCGCTCACAATTGCCCGTTCCAAATGAGCGCGTCAGGTCGATCGGCATTATTTACCCAAGATCCCGACGGCAACATCATCGAACTCAGTGAGTAACAGATGAAAATCATCGCTTATTCTTACACCGAACCGCTACTGGAAGCAGCACCCGCACCGGAAATTTGGGGTCAAGAAGTCGATCGCACCTATCAAGACTTAGGGGGGCGGCAACAACTTCAGCAACTCCTCAAAGACTGCCAAAGAGAACCAGTCAAATACTTATTAATTCAGCGGTTTGAAGAACTAGGCGACACATTGCAGCAAGTGTGTTCGCACCTCGCCCAACTCGAAAACCTCGGCGTCGAAATCATCGTACAAGCAGAAACAGAACCGCGAAACCGCAAAAACTTGCTGCAAATACTCGCAGAAATCCAGCGCAGCCAACACAGCCGGAGTATTCGCAAAGGACACGCGCGCAACCGCATCAAATCCCGCATTCCACCGGGTAAGGCTCCTTACGGCTACCGGCGCGGCAAAGATTGTTATACGATCGATAAAACCACCGCCCCCACCGTCAAAGACTTTTTTGAACACTTTTTAATTTACGGTTCCTTGCGAGGTTCCGTGCGGTATTTAGCCAAGAAATACAACAAAAAAATTTCTGTAAGTACCGGCCGCCGCTGGCTGACAAACCCCGCTTACCGAGGCGATTTGGAATATCAAAACGGCAAAGTAATTTCTAACACCCACGTCCCGATTATTTCCCGAGAAGAAGCCGCCCAAATAGACAGATTGCTGCGCCGCAACCGCTGCCTTTCTCCTCGCAGCGCTAGCGCCCCACGTTCCCTCGCAGGTTTAGCAATTTGTGCAGAATGCAAATCGCCCATGACAGTTGCCAAAGTCACCTCCTACCGCAAAGAAAAAGAATACCTTTATTTGCGACCGATTACCTGTCCAAAACAGCCTAAATGTAGCGGCCTTTCCTACGATGAAGTATTGCAATTAACCATCGCCGGTATTTGTCGGGATTTACCCGATGCTGTTGCTGGCTTGCAAATGCCGAATATGAATGGAATTAAAGCAGGAATTGTCAGGGCGATCGCATCAAAACAAGAAATCCTAGAGCAACTTCCCGCCCTAATTGACAGCGGCATTTTAGACACGGAAACGGCAGAGTTTAGAGCCTACAAAATCCGCACCGAAATTGCCGAACTGCAAAGCAAATTAGCGCAACTACCCCCAGTAAATTTGCGAGAAACTGCCCAAACAGTTTCCCTTCCCCAATTTTGGCTCGATTTATCAGAATCAGAACGCAGGTTTTACTTTCGAGAATTTATCGATCGCATTGAAATCGTCCGGGAAAATACAACTTGGAAACTGCAAATTATTTTCATTTTTTAACGATTAGCTCGACCTTCATCCGTAGCTCCTAGGTTAGATCCCCCAATTCTTAAAGAAGTGGAATATTTGGGTACTAGATTAGTTCACTAGGAGTGGAATTAGTTTTACAAGCATCGGTTTAGACCGCTGAATTATCTTTTTTACCTTTTAGCCAATAGGCGCTCATCTCTCCTTTTCCTTTAATCGTGATCGCACCTCTTTCCTCAAATAAATACCGCTCTTTTAACAGTTCGTAAATAGCCGTAGTAACTTGAA includes:
- a CDS encoding glyoxalase, whose translation is MQITQSLHSAILISNLEKSQHFYSTVLRLQKIDRDLKFPGIWYQIGDFQLHLILGATIIPDAVDHAKWGRNRHLAFSVANLEAAKQQLIAHNCPFQMSASGRSALFTQDPDGNIIELSE
- a CDS encoding recombinase family protein; the encoded protein is MKIIAYSYTEPLLEAAPAPEIWGQEVDRTYQDLGGRQQLQQLLKDCQREPVKYLLIQRFEELGDTLQQVCSHLAQLENLGVEIIVQAETEPRNRKNLLQILAEIQRSQHSRSIRKGHARNRIKSRIPPGKAPYGYRRGKDCYTIDKTTAPTVKDFFEHFLIYGSLRGSVRYLAKKYNKKISVSTGRRWLTNPAYRGDLEYQNGKVISNTHVPIISREEAAQIDRLLRRNRCLSPRSASAPRSLAGLAICAECKSPMTVAKVTSYRKEKEYLYLRPITCPKQPKCSGLSYDEVLQLTIAGICRDLPDAVAGLQMPNMNGIKAGIVRAIASKQEILEQLPALIDSGILDTETAEFRAYKIRTEIAELQSKLAQLPPVNLRETAQTVSLPQFWLDLSESERRFYFREFIDRIEIVRENTTWKLQIIFIF